The Fontisubflavum oceani genomic interval GCGTTGGTGATATAGCGCTTGGTGCCGTTCAGAACATAATCGGAGCCGTCCAGGCGCGCCGTCGTGCGGATCGCAGCGGCATCCGATCCGGCATCGGGTTCGGTCAACGCGAAGGAGGAGATGATTTCGCCGGTCGCCAACTTCGGCAGATAGTGAGCTTTCTGCGCCTCGGTCCCGTCCATGATGATGCCTTGCGAGCCGATGCCCACATTTGTGCCGAAGACTGACCGGAAAGCCGCAGAGGTCCGCCCGGTGATCTGCATCACCTGTGCCTCCTGGCTCAGGCTGAGACCAAGGCCGCCATATTGCGTCGGGATCGACAGGCCGAAAAGGCCCATCTCACGCATATCTTGCACGATCTCCGGCGCGATATCGTCGTCCAGTTCGACTTGTTCTTCCGCTGGTATCAGCCGCTCTTCGACAAACCGCTGCAACGCGGCGCAGATCTGCATGAAGCTGTCATTGTCAATTCCCATCGTTTGTCCCTTTGTCCTCGTTACGCGGGCGCCAAGGCCGGGGCGATCCGGTCTCGGGCTGATCTCAGGGCGGTTTCGGCCTCCGCCGTCAGCCGATCCAAAATTGCACCTGCGGGTTCCAGTCGGTCGCACCAGGCGGCCGCCGGCCCAAGCGACAACACCCCTTGGCTCCAATCCCCGGTTTCATAGGCTTGGCGCTGCATCATCCCACCAATCAAAGGCCCCAGTGTTTCGTAGTCGCGCACGCCCTCGGCCTCCAACGCGGCCACCGCTGCCGCAGTGTCATTGGCAAGGCAGCGATAGGTGTTCTTCAATGCGTGCAGGACGGTGGTTGAGCCGGTCTCGTCCAGGCTCAGCAAATGCGTCTTGTAGGCGTCATGCGCCCAAATTTCATCGGCTACCAGCATGCGCGAGCCAATTAAGACCCCATCTGCCCCAAGCGCCAGCGCGGCGGCCAACTGCCGCCCTGACCCGATGCCACCGCCGACCAAAACGGGGACATCGATCTGCTCCAAAGCCCGCGCGGCCAAGACCATGGCGGGAATGTCGCCCTGCCCCGGGTGACCACCACATTCCGCGCCGATCAGCACCACCGCATCGACCCCAGCTTTCGCCGCCGATGCCGCATGGCGGACGCTGGTCGCTTTGTGCACAACCTGACACCCAACCGCCTTGAGCGCGGGCAAAAAGGCCACCGGGCTATACCCCGCCGTTTCAACGTGGCGCACATCCTCACCTGCCAGGATCTCGATCCACCGGCGCATCCGCGCGTTTTCCTCTGGTCGGGCCGAGATGTAGAGATTGACGCCAAAGGGCCGCCCACCGGTCATCGCACGACATCGGCGAAGCGCGTCGACAAAAGCCGCCTCGTCTGGGTAGGAGCGTGGTGTGATATAGCCCATGGCTCCGGCATTCACGACCGCCGCGACATACTCCGCCGTCGCCAGCCACATCAGGCCGCCGCAAAGGATCGGCTTTTCGATCCCAAAGCGCTCCGTGAGTCTTGTCTTCAACACCGCTGCGCTTGTCCCGTCTGCATTGCATCCCCAATCTGTCCCACAACCATAGCGCCATTATTCCGCAGTGCAAAATAATATTTCACAAAAGATAGACCACTACCGCTTTGCAAAAAATCGTTTCGCAACTTGAGAAACGGACCGTTCTAATGTCTAGTGAGACACCCTTGACCCGAGAGGCAGCATGGCCCGACCCCGCGCGACACCCAAAGACACCTCGGAAGAGGATCCGAAATCCTCCCGCCAATTCGTGACTGCCGTGTCGCGGGGCTTTGAGGTGCTGCGCAGCTTTGTGCCTGAGGGGAAACCGCTTGGAAACCAAGAGATCGCGGCCCGCTCCGGGCTGCCAAAACCCACAGTCAGCCGGATTGCCTTCACGCTGACCGAACTTGGCTATCTCGTCTATTCCGCCGAGACCGAGAAATATCGCCTTGGTCCCGGCGTTCTGGCCTTCGCGCAGGCGTTCGGGAACGGAACCGGCATCACCGAGTTGGCGAAAGGGCCCTTGCAGCAACTGGCCGATGACACCCGCGGCACGGTAGCCATTGGTCAGGCCGACCGTCACGAGATGGTCTATATCGCGCTGCACCGCTCAGTGTCGCGGATCATGCTGCGTCAGGATATCGGCAGCCGGATTCCGATGGCGACGACGGCGATGGGCCAAGCCTATCTCCACGCCCTGCCCGCGCCGCGCCGCAAAGTCAGAGTTGAGAAACTCGCCGAGTTCATGGGCGATGAACGGCAAAAGTTTCTGGAGATACATGAACGCACCGGTGAAGAACTGCGCACGCGCGGGTTTTGCGTGGTTGCTGGCGTTTGGGAACATGAAATCAACGGCGCTGCGACAGCCTTCAAGCTGGATGACGGGCGTAGCGTTCTGGCGATGAATATCGGCGGCCCGTCCTTCTGGCTCACCGAAGAAAACCTCTATGGTGAGATCGGCGACCGGATGATGGAGACACGGGAAGCCCTGATCGATGCAGGCATCTTACGGCTGAACCTGATGTAGAGCACGGTCTGCGATTTCATGTCATTGCGGGCTCGGTAAACCGCTCTGAACCGCGTGGCGCACTGCTCGGCAAGACATGGCTTCGGTCCGGGCTCCTCCGACAAATACCCAGACAACACGAAAAACCTATCGCAGGAAAAGGAACTTCCCTGGCGTCACGGTGAATATTCCTTCTTTTTCTTATGGCGGAATGGGCTAACCTCGTCGAAGGGGAGAAAAAGGGAGACACGATGTCGCGCGACGATCGTCCATGGACGGCCTTTTATGGCCCATCAGCCCGCACGGAAATCGAAGACCTAGCCTATCGCTCAATCGGCGACATGATCAGCTCGGTCGCCTCGGTGTATGGCAAGGCACCCGCCTTCACGGCTTGCCTGCCCAATGGCATGAACGGCACGCTCAGTTTCGACCAAGTCGACGAGATGTCGGACGCACTGGCGGTTTATCTGCGCGAGATCGCCGGATTGGCGCAAGGTGACCGAGTTGCGGTGCAACTGCCCAACGGTCTGTCCTTTCCCATCGCCGCCTTCGCAGTTCTGAAAGCTGGCTGCGTGTTAGTGAACGTGAACCCGCTCTACACCGCCGAAGAGATGGCGAAGCAGTTTGAAGACAGCGAACCCCACGCGCTGATCATCGTCGATATGTTCGCCGACAAACTGCCCGAAGCGATGCGCGGCCATCCGATCCCCAATATCATCGTCACGCGTGTGGCTGAGTTCCTGCCCGCGATGCCGCGCGGCATTGTCGGTCTGGTCCAGAAATACTGGGATCGGACAATCCAACCGATTGAGCTGGCTCATATTCGGCTGCCCGACGCCGTCGCAGCAGGGCGGCAGAAGCAACATGATGAGAGCATTGAGGTCGAGCCCTATCATTCCGGCATGTCGCCCGATGATACGGCGGTTTTGCAATATACCGGCGGTACCACCGGCGTGTCGAAAGGCGCGATGTTGAGCCATCGGAACCTGATCATGAACATGGAACAGACCATGGAATTGCTCGCCGGTGACGTCGAGAAGGGCCGCGAGGTCGCGCTGACCGCCCTGCCGATGTACCACGTCTTCGCCTTCACGGTGAATTTGCTCGGCTTCTATTGGCTGGGCGCGCGGAACATCTTGATCCCGAACCCGCGCCCGCTCACCAATCTCAAACGCGCCTTCGAGAATTACAAAATCACCTGGATGAGTGGCGTGAACACGCTGTTCAACGGGCTGACCAATGAGATTTGGTTCACCGACAGCCCGCCGAAACACCTGAAATTCGCCTCTGCCGGCGGCATGGCCCTGCAAACCGCCGTGGCAGAGCGGTGGGAAGAGATCACCGGCAAGCCCGTGATCCAAGGCTATGGGCTGACCGAAACCTCGCCGGTTCTGACCTTCAACCCGCTTGGCAAGTCGCGGCCCAATTCCATTGGCGTGCCGGTACCCTCGACCGAGGTGGCTTGTCTGGATGAAGACGGCAAGCCGGTGCCCCAGGGCGAGACCGGAGAATTGGCCGCCAAAGGCCCGCAGATCATGACGGGCTATTGGAACAAACCCGAAGAGACCGCCAAAGTCATGAAAGAGGGGTGGTTCTTGACCGGCGATATCGGCGTGATGGACTCCGATGGCTATTTCCAGATCGTCGACCGCAAGAAAGACATGGTCGTCGTCTCGGGCTTCAACGTCTATCCCAATGAGGTGGAGGATTGTTTGGCGACCCATCCGGCGGTGTTGGAATCCGCTGTGATCGGGGTGCCGGATGATGGCACGGGTGAGGCCGTGAAAGCCTTTATCGTCAAACGCGATCAAGGCGTGACGGCCGAAGACATCCGCGCCCACTGCAAGGAGCATTTGACCGCATATAAGGTGCCCAAACGCGTGGAATTCCGCGATGAGCTGCCGAAATCCAATGTCGGCAAAATCCTCAGAAAAGACCTGCGCGCCGAAGAGCTGTCGCAGATCGCGGCGGAGTAGGCGCAGATGGTCGGAGCATTCGAACAGGCGCTTCTGGCGTTGATGATTTTCGTGATCATGCTGGGCATGGGCGCCTCGCTCACCCCGCGGGATTTCTTCTTGGCGCTGAAACGGCCTTATGGCTTGGCCATCGGTGTGATCAGCCAATATGGCTTCATGCCGTTTATCGGCTTTCTGCTGATCAGTTTCCTGACCTTGCCCGAGGCCATCGCCATCGGCGTCTTGATCATGGCCTGTATGCCGGGCGGCACCACCTCGAACATCTTCACCTATTTTTCCAAAGGGAATCTGGCGCTTTCGGTGCTGATGACCGTGACCTCCACGGTGTTCGGTGTGTTGCTGATCCCCGTGATCCTGGTGGTCTACTCCGCCGCGCTGGACCTGCAAATCCCGCGGGAAAACATCATCGCAACGCTGGTCTTACTGCTGGTGCCTGTCGCCATCGGCATGGGGATGCGCAAAATCAACGCCAATGTCGGCGCAGTGACAGAGTTCCTGGGCTCGGCACTCGCATTGTTTTTCATCCTCTTCATCATGGTCTCCTGGGTACCGCGGAACTGGCAGTTTCTGGTCACCACAACGCCCGCAACCTATGTCGCCGCCATCGGGCTGGGGCTTTTCGGGATCGCCATCGGCTATACCTTCGCGCGCACCTTGCGGCTCCATCCAAGGAACGCGCGCACGGTGGCATTGGAGACCGGCATTCAAAACGGACCACTGGCCATTGCCATCGTGGCCTTCACCTTCTCTGGTGATCAGGCGCAGAGCTATATGGCCGTGCCCGCGCTCTATTCGCTTTTCATCGTCATCGTATCGACCCTGGTCACCCTGATTTTCCGGCGCGCAAACACGGCGGCGGAGCAGAAAATGCCGGACGGGTTGCTCTAACCCTCTTGCCAGAGCGCCCTACCCCGGCCCACCCTGACGCCCGTGCAATAGGGAGGCGGCGGCAATGGCGCAAGTGGACGGCTTTACCCAGATGATCGATGACAGCACCGCGTTTTTCGCGGAGCTGGCGCAGAACAACCGCAAAGACTGGTTCGATCCACGCAAAGATCACTACACGCAAGCGATCAAGAAACCGGCGGAGCTGTTTTCGGAGTTGATGGCCGAAGAACTGACGAAGCTCTTGGGCCGCTCGATGAAGGGCAAAATCTTCCGCATCTATCGCGACGTGCGGTTTTCGAAGGACAAAACGCCCTACAACACGCACCTGCATATCCTCTGGTCCGGCACCGGCGATGGGCCGTTCAATCCCGGTGTGTTTTTTGCCGCCGATACCGATGGTCTTTGGGTCGGCTATGGGTTGCCGGGTCTCAAAGGCGACGCGCTCGCCCAGTTTCGGGCCTTCATTGACGCCGAAGGTGCGGCGTTGGCAGAGGCGCTCGCCGCGACGGGCATGACGCTGTCCACCTGGGGGCCGGAGCCGTTGAAACGGGTGCCCGCACCATATCCGCCCGATCATCCGCAGGCCGATCTTTTGAAGCGAAAAAATCTGGTGATCGGTGCCCCGCTCGCCTCAGATTGGCGGGATCACTCCAACGGATTGATCGGCGCGGTGTTGGACGCCGTGCGGGTCACGCTCCCGCTCGATCGCCTGTTTGTCCGCCATCTGATGGAGGGGGCCTGAGCCGCAAAATCCGCACCGGTTTCGCCAAATTTTCTGCGATTTACCTGCCAAGCCTCGTCTTTTGGCCCAATTTGCGGTTTAACGGTGGGGACCCAAGGTCACATTTGCCAAACAAGCGGTCGAAGCCGCGCCGCAGAGTGACCCTTTAAAGAGTGAGCAGGAACCACCCCAAGGGGCGATATGGCCAAGCATCAATACACAATTCTGTCGATGATGAAGAATGAAGGCCACTGCCTTCTTGAATGGGTCGCCTATCACCACTTGATGGGGTTCGATAATATCTGCGTCTATACCAATAATTGCTCGGACGGCACCGATGAGATGCTGATCCGGCTCGAAGAAATGGGCATCACGCAGCATTTCCGCAATGACGTGCCCGAGGGCAAAAAACCCCAGCCCAACGCGCTCAACCTGGCGCAATCCAATCCTGAGGTCTGCGACAGCGATTGGATCATGGTGATGGATGCCGACGAGTTCCTGAACATCAAGGCAGGTGACGGCACTGTCGGTGCCCTGATGGAGGCGATGCCGAAACCCATCGATGCGATCAATATCACCTGGCGCTTCTTCGGCTCCAACGATGTGACGCCATGGAACCCCGGGCTCGTGACCGAAAGCCTGACCCGCGCCGCGCCCGATGCGTTCAAGAAGGGTTGGGGCGTGAAAACCATGTTCCGCCCGTATGACGAGATGAAGCTCGGCATCCACCGCCCGCATATCAAGAAGGCCAAGCTCTACCCCGAACGCCCCCGCGCGATGATGGCGCAGACCTGGGTCAACGGCTCGGGCAAGGAGATGCAGAATGATTTCAAGCTCTCCGGCTGGCGCTCGACCAAACCGACGCTTGGCTATGACCTGGTGGAGTTGAACCACTATGCGGTGAAAAGCTACGAGGCCTATTTGCTCCGCCGGATGCGGGGCAATGTGAACAACAAGACCGACAAATATAACGCCAGCTATTTCTCGATCTTCGACCGCAATGAGATCGAAGTGCGTGGCGCGGCCGACCGTGGCCCGGCGGTGCGCGCCAAGATGGACGAATGGCTGCAAGATGAGCAGCTGGCCCAGCTTCCAGAAAGAAGCGCTGGCGTTCCATGAAGCCCAGGTCAAGAAACTGCGCGAAACCGGCGAATATGACGAGTGGTTGGCGCAGTTGAAACAGGCAGGCAAGCTCTCGATCAAAGAGCTCGATGAGGTGCTCTTCACCCTGCATCTGCCGATGAAATACCAAGAGGTCGTCAAGCAATTGCGCGCACGCGGTGTGCCAGACAAGGTCATCGCAAAGATGATCAACTCCGAGCAGACCGGGCGCAAAGCGGCGGCCAGGCGGAGCTTGCATAGCGTCGCCACAGATGGCGATGACGCGGCCTCAGATGCGGAGGTCGAGGAAATCGCCCCTGATCGCGCAGACCCCGATCATAGCGGCAAATCGGCCGATGAGATTGCAGACGAGATTTTCAAGGCCCTCACCCAACCCAAAGCGACGATCAATGTGATCGCGCAGAAGGCCAAAGCACCAGCACAGGAGGCGGCTCAACCCGCGCCCGCCCCTTCTTCGACGCCAGAAACACCGATCGAATCCGCCCGCCCAACCGCCGCCCCCGATCCCAACCGGTTCGCCATCCGCTCGCGCCCCGAAGGCGTCAAGAACAGGCGGATCGTGGTCTCAACGATGAAGAACGAAGGACCTTACATCGTTGAATGGATCGCGCATTACCTGAACCTCGGGTTTGATGGATTCGTTCTGT includes:
- a CDS encoding bile acid:sodium symporter family protein; this encodes MVGAFEQALLALMIFVIMLGMGASLTPRDFFLALKRPYGLAIGVISQYGFMPFIGFLLISFLTLPEAIAIGVLIMACMPGGTTSNIFTYFSKGNLALSVLMTVTSTVFGVLLIPVILVVYSAALDLQIPRENIIATLVLLLVPVAIGMGMRKINANVGAVTEFLGSALALFFILFIMVSWVPRNWQFLVTTTPATYVAAIGLGLFGIAIGYTFARTLRLHPRNARTVALETGIQNGPLAIAIVAFTFSGDQAQSYMAVPALYSLFIVIVSTLVTLIFRRANTAAEQKMPDGLL
- a CDS encoding AMP-binding protein, which gives rise to MSRDDRPWTAFYGPSARTEIEDLAYRSIGDMISSVASVYGKAPAFTACLPNGMNGTLSFDQVDEMSDALAVYLREIAGLAQGDRVAVQLPNGLSFPIAAFAVLKAGCVLVNVNPLYTAEEMAKQFEDSEPHALIIVDMFADKLPEAMRGHPIPNIIVTRVAEFLPAMPRGIVGLVQKYWDRTIQPIELAHIRLPDAVAAGRQKQHDESIEVEPYHSGMSPDDTAVLQYTGGTTGVSKGAMLSHRNLIMNMEQTMELLAGDVEKGREVALTALPMYHVFAFTVNLLGFYWLGARNILIPNPRPLTNLKRAFENYKITWMSGVNTLFNGLTNEIWFTDSPPKHLKFASAGGMALQTAVAERWEEITGKPVIQGYGLTETSPVLTFNPLGKSRPNSIGVPVPSTEVACLDEDGKPVPQGETGELAAKGPQIMTGYWNKPEETAKVMKEGWFLTGDIGVMDSDGYFQIVDRKKDMVVVSGFNVYPNEVEDCLATHPAVLESAVIGVPDDGTGEAVKAFIVKRDQGVTAEDIRAHCKEHLTAYKVPKRVEFRDELPKSNVGKILRKDLRAEELSQIAAE
- a CDS encoding IclR family transcriptional regulator → MARPRATPKDTSEEDPKSSRQFVTAVSRGFEVLRSFVPEGKPLGNQEIAARSGLPKPTVSRIAFTLTELGYLVYSAETEKYRLGPGVLAFAQAFGNGTGITELAKGPLQQLADDTRGTVAIGQADRHEMVYIALHRSVSRIMLRQDIGSRIPMATTAMGQAYLHALPAPRRKVRVEKLAEFMGDERQKFLEIHERTGEELRTRGFCVVAGVWEHEINGAATAFKLDDGRSVLAMNIGGPSFWLTEENLYGEIGDRMMETREALIDAGILRLNLM
- a CDS encoding DUF2461 domain-containing protein, whose amino-acid sequence is MAQVDGFTQMIDDSTAFFAELAQNNRKDWFDPRKDHYTQAIKKPAELFSELMAEELTKLLGRSMKGKIFRIYRDVRFSKDKTPYNTHLHILWSGTGDGPFNPGVFFAADTDGLWVGYGLPGLKGDALAQFRAFIDAEGAALAEALAATGMTLSTWGPEPLKRVPAPYPPDHPQADLLKRKNLVIGAPLASDWRDHSNGLIGAVLDAVRVTLPLDRLFVRHLMEGA
- a CDS encoding glycosyltransferase family 2 protein, producing the protein MAKHQYTILSMMKNEGHCLLEWVAYHHLMGFDNICVYTNNCSDGTDEMLIRLEEMGITQHFRNDVPEGKKPQPNALNLAQSNPEVCDSDWIMVMDADEFLNIKAGDGTVGALMEAMPKPIDAINITWRFFGSNDVTPWNPGLVTESLTRAAPDAFKKGWGVKTMFRPYDEMKLGIHRPHIKKAKLYPERPRAMMAQTWVNGSGKEMQNDFKLSGWRSTKPTLGYDLVELNHYAVKSYEAYLLRRMRGNVNNKTDKYNASYFSIFDRNEIEVRGAADRGPAVRAKMDEWLQDEQLAQLPERSAGVP
- a CDS encoding NAD(P)H-dependent flavin oxidoreductase; this encodes MKTRLTERFGIEKPILCGGLMWLATAEYVAAVVNAGAMGYITPRSYPDEAAFVDALRRCRAMTGGRPFGVNLYISARPEENARMRRWIEILAGEDVRHVETAGYSPVAFLPALKAVGCQVVHKATSVRHAASAAKAGVDAVVLIGAECGGHPGQGDIPAMVLAARALEQIDVPVLVGGGIGSGRQLAAALALGADGVLIGSRMLVADEIWAHDAYKTHLLSLDETGSTTVLHALKNTYRCLANDTAAAVAALEAEGVRDYETLGPLIGGMMQRQAYETGDWSQGVLSLGPAAAWCDRLEPAGAILDRLTAEAETALRSARDRIAPALAPA